Proteins from a genomic interval of Salmo trutta chromosome 39, fSalTru1.1, whole genome shotgun sequence:
- the LOC115179500 gene encoding zinc finger protein 2 homolog isoform X1, which produces MHGRLHCGSGEQEVPGRRAPFFRIKKAPERCSQENNRCVCPFQFTTTELSLRPVTSTVRTDPACLSPSTLSPNLQSRGPDCDSGAQFALQDPEMASVKLEDCSEIRELNVNIKDEDEEKIGTSVSHGRLRVSLSPVTSTVTTDPACLSPSTLSPNLQSLGPDCDSGAQFTLQDPEMASVKLEDCSQTLELNVNIKDEEKEEKIGTSFSHGDHVETFSTSRELQQEDHRAKRSHHCPHCEEIFPILSKLKIHLQIHTGENLYFCTDCGKRFKTSGVLTVHQRVHTGEKPYSCSDCGKCFITSSALKVHQRSHTGEKPYSCSDCGKCFITSSKLKVHQRTHTGEKPYSCSDCGKSFCHPSHLKQHERIHTGEKPYSCSDCGANFSQLVHLKSHQGIHKGDKPYSCSDCGKSFSHSSYLKQHERIHRGEKPYSCSDCGKCFITSSELKVHQRTHTGERPYFCSDCRASFSQSSHLKHHERIHTGEKPYSCSDCGKCFITSSELKVHQRTHTGEKRYSCSDCRASFSQLSHLKQHERIHTGEKPYSCSDCGRSFSRLSNFKTHERIHKGEKPYSCSDCGKSFSQSSHLKQHERIHTGEKPYSCSDCGRSFSRLSNFKTHERIHKGEKPYSCSDCRVSFSQMDQLKRHQGVHNSSLISSLRPAKISHST; this is translated from the exons atGCACGGAAGGTTGCACTGTGGTAGTGGAGAACAGGAAGTTCCCGGCAGGCGGGCAccattcttcagaataaagaaagCGCCAGAACGGTGCAGTCAAGAAAATAACCGTTGTGTGTGTCCGTTTCAATTTACTACTACAG AATTAAGTCTGAGGCCggtaacatcaacagtgaggacagacccagcctgcctctctccttccacactgagtccaaacctacagtcacggggtcctgattgtgacagtggagcccagtttgcactgcaggatccagagatggcatcagtgaagctggaagactgcagtgaAATACGGGAGCTGAATGttaacattaaagatgaagacgaggagaagattgggacatctgtttctcatg GCCGACTCAGAGTAAGTCTGAGTCCGGTAACATCAACAGTGACGACAgacccagcctgcctctctccttccacactgagtccaaacctacagtcactgggtcctgattgtgacagtggagcccagtttacactgcaggatccagagatggcatcagtgaagctggaagactgcagtcaaacactggagctgaatgtcaacattaaagatgaagaaaaGGAGGAGAAGATTGGGACATCTTTTTCTCATG GAGATCATGTTGAGAcattctctacatccagagagcTACAGCAGGAAGATCACAGAGCTAAGAGATCTCACCACTGCCCACACTGTGAGGAGATTTTCCCAATTCTATCAAAGCTAAAAATCCACCTacaaatacatacaggagagaatcTGTATTTCTgcactgactgtgggaagagattcaaaaCATCAGGGGTTCTGACAGTTCACCagagagtacacacaggagagaagccttactcttgctctgactgtggaaaatgcttcataACATCATCTGCGCTAAAAGTTCATCAAAgatcacacacaggagagaagccttactcctgctctgactgtggaaaatgcttcataACATCATCTAAGCTAAAAGTTCATCAAAGAACGCAcactggagaaaagccttactcctgctctgactgtggaaagagtttctgtCATCCGAGCCACCTAAAacaacatgaacgtatacacacaggagagaagccttactcctgctctgactgtggggcgAATTTCTCTCAACTGGTCCACTTAAAAAGTCACCAAGGTATACATAAAGGAGATAAGccgtactcctgctctgactgtggaaagagtttctctcacTCGAGCTACCTAAAacaacatgaacgtatacacagaggagagaagccttactcctgctctgactgtggaaaatgcttcataACATCATCTGAGCTAaaagttcaccagagaacacacacaggagaaaggccttacttctgctctgactgtaggGCGAGTTTCTCTCAATCGAGCCACCTAAAACATcatgaacgtatacacacaggagagaagccttactcctgctctgactgtggaaaatgcttcataACATCATCTGAGCTAaaagttcaccagagaacacacacaggagagaagcgttactcctgctctgactgtaggGCGAGTTTCTCTCAATTGAGCCACCTAAAacaacatgaacgtatacacacaggagagaagccttactcctgctctgactgtggaaggaGTTTCTCTCGACTGAGCAACTTTAaaacacatgaacgtatacataaaggagagaagccgtactcctgctctgactgtggaaagagtttctctcaatCGAGCCACCTAAAACAGcatgaacgtatacacacaggagagaagccttactcctgctctgactgtggaaggaGTTTCTCTCGACTGAGCAACTTTAaaacacatgaacgtatacataaaggagagaagccttactcctgttcTGACTGTAGGGTGAGTTTCTCTCAAATGGACCAGTTAAAAAGACACCAAGGTGTACATAATAGTAGCCTCATCAGTTCTCTCAGACCAGCTAAGATTAGTCACTCCACTTAA
- the LOC115179500 gene encoding zinc finger protein 2 homolog isoform X2: protein MHGRLHCGSGEQEVPGRRAPFFRIKKAPERCSQENNRCVCPFQFTTTELSLRPVTSTVRTDPACLSPSTLSPNLQSRGPDCDSGAQFALQDPEMASVKLEDCSEIRELNVNIKDEDEEKIGTSVSHGRLRVSLSPVTSTVTTDPACLSPSTLSPNLQSLGPDCDSGAQFTLQDPEMASVKLEDCSQTLELNVNIKDEEKEEKIGTSFSHGDHVETFSTSRELQQEDHRAKRSHHCPHCEEIFPILSKLKIHLQIHTGENLYFCTDCGKRFKTSGVLTVHQRVHTGEKPYSCSDCGKCFITSSALKVHQRSHTGEKPYSCSDCGKCFITSSKLKVHQRTHTGEKPYSCSDCGKSFCHPSHLKQHERIHTGEKPYSCSDCGANFSQLVHLKSHQGIHKGDKPYSCSDCGKSFSHSSYLKQHERIHRGEKPYSCSDCGKCFITSSELKVHQRTHTGERPYFCSDCRASFSQSSHLKHHERIHTGEKPYSCSDCGKCFITSSELKVHQRTHTGEKPYSCSDCGRSFSRLSNFKTHERIHKGEKPYSCSDCGKSFSQSSHLKQHERIHTGEKPYSCSDCGRSFSRLSNFKTHERIHKGEKPYSCSDCRVSFSQMDQLKRHQGVHNSSLISSLRPAKISHST from the exons atGCACGGAAGGTTGCACTGTGGTAGTGGAGAACAGGAAGTTCCCGGCAGGCGGGCAccattcttcagaataaagaaagCGCCAGAACGGTGCAGTCAAGAAAATAACCGTTGTGTGTGTCCGTTTCAATTTACTACTACAG AATTAAGTCTGAGGCCggtaacatcaacagtgaggacagacccagcctgcctctctccttccacactgagtccaaacctacagtcacggggtcctgattgtgacagtggagcccagtttgcactgcaggatccagagatggcatcagtgaagctggaagactgcagtgaAATACGGGAGCTGAATGttaacattaaagatgaagacgaggagaagattgggacatctgtttctcatg GCCGACTCAGAGTAAGTCTGAGTCCGGTAACATCAACAGTGACGACAgacccagcctgcctctctccttccacactgagtccaaacctacagtcactgggtcctgattgtgacagtggagcccagtttacactgcaggatccagagatggcatcagtgaagctggaagactgcagtcaaacactggagctgaatgtcaacattaaagatgaagaaaaGGAGGAGAAGATTGGGACATCTTTTTCTCATG GAGATCATGTTGAGAcattctctacatccagagagcTACAGCAGGAAGATCACAGAGCTAAGAGATCTCACCACTGCCCACACTGTGAGGAGATTTTCCCAATTCTATCAAAGCTAAAAATCCACCTacaaatacatacaggagagaatcTGTATTTCTgcactgactgtgggaagagattcaaaaCATCAGGGGTTCTGACAGTTCACCagagagtacacacaggagagaagccttactcttgctctgactgtggaaaatgcttcataACATCATCTGCGCTAAAAGTTCATCAAAgatcacacacaggagagaagccttactcctgctctgactgtggaaaatgcttcataACATCATCTAAGCTAAAAGTTCATCAAAGAACGCAcactggagaaaagccttactcctgctctgactgtggaaagagtttctgtCATCCGAGCCACCTAAAacaacatgaacgtatacacacaggagagaagccttactcctgctctgactgtggggcgAATTTCTCTCAACTGGTCCACTTAAAAAGTCACCAAGGTATACATAAAGGAGATAAGccgtactcctgctctgactgtggaaagagtttctctcacTCGAGCTACCTAAAacaacatgaacgtatacacagaggagagaagccttactcctgctctgactgtggaaaatgcttcataACATCATCTGAGCTAaaagttcaccagagaacacacacaggagaaaggccttacttctgctctgactgtaggGCGAGTTTCTCTCAATCGAGCCACCTAAAACATcatgaacgtatacacacaggagagaagccttactcctgctctgactgtggaaaatgcttcataACATCATCTGAGCTAaaagttcaccagagaacacacacag gagagaagccttactcctgctctgactgtggaaggaGTTTCTCTCGACTGAGCAACTTTAaaacacatgaacgtatacataaaggagagaagccgtactcctgctctgactgtggaaagagtttctctcaatCGAGCCACCTAAAACAGcatgaacgtatacacacaggagagaagccttactcctgctctgactgtggaaggaGTTTCTCTCGACTGAGCAACTTTAaaacacatgaacgtatacataaaggagagaagccttactcctgttcTGACTGTAGGGTGAGTTTCTCTCAAATGGACCAGTTAAAAAGACACCAAGGTGTACATAATAGTAGCCTCATCAGTTCTCTCAGACCAGCTAAGATTAGTCACTCCACTTAA
- the LOC115179500 gene encoding zinc finger protein 271-like isoform X5, translating into MHGRLHCGSGEQEVPGRRAPFFRIKKAPERCSQENNRCVCPFQFTTTELSLRPVTSTVRTDPACLSPSTLSPNLQSRGPDCDSGAQFALQDPEMASVKLEDCSEIRELNVNIKDEDEEKIGTSVSHGRLRVSLSPVTSTVTTDPACLSPSTLSPNLQSLGPDCDSGAQFTLQDPEMASVKLEDCSQTLELNVNIKDEEKEEKIGTSFSHGDHVETFSTSRELQQEDHRAKRSHHCPHCEEIFPILSKLKIHLQIHTGENLYFCTDCGKRFKTSGVLTVHQRVHTGEKPYSCSDCGKCFITSSELKVHQRTHTGERPYFCSDCRASFSQSSHLKHHERIHTGEKPYSCSDCGKCFITSSELKVHQRTHTGEKRYSCSDCRASFSQLSHLKQHERIHTGEKPYSCSDCGRSFSRLSNFKTHERIHKGEKPYSCSDCGKSFSQSSHLKQHERIHTGEKPYSCSDCGRSFSRLSNFKTHERIHKGEKPYSCSDCRVSFSQMDQLKRHQGVHNSSLISSLRPAKISHST; encoded by the exons atGCACGGAAGGTTGCACTGTGGTAGTGGAGAACAGGAAGTTCCCGGCAGGCGGGCAccattcttcagaataaagaaagCGCCAGAACGGTGCAGTCAAGAAAATAACCGTTGTGTGTGTCCGTTTCAATTTACTACTACAG AATTAAGTCTGAGGCCggtaacatcaacagtgaggacagacccagcctgcctctctccttccacactgagtccaaacctacagtcacggggtcctgattgtgacagtggagcccagtttgcactgcaggatccagagatggcatcagtgaagctggaagactgcagtgaAATACGGGAGCTGAATGttaacattaaagatgaagacgaggagaagattgggacatctgtttctcatg GCCGACTCAGAGTAAGTCTGAGTCCGGTAACATCAACAGTGACGACAgacccagcctgcctctctccttccacactgagtccaaacctacagtcactgggtcctgattgtgacagtggagcccagtttacactgcaggatccagagatggcatcagtgaagctggaagactgcagtcaaacactggagctgaatgtcaacattaaagatgaagaaaaGGAGGAGAAGATTGGGACATCTTTTTCTCATG GAGATCATGTTGAGAcattctctacatccagagagcTACAGCAGGAAGATCACAGAGCTAAGAGATCTCACCACTGCCCACACTGTGAGGAGATTTTCCCAATTCTATCAAAGCTAAAAATCCACCTacaaatacatacaggagagaatcTGTATTTCTgcactgactgtgggaagagattcaaaaCATCAGGGGTTCTGACAGTTCACCagagagtacacacaggagagaagccttactcttgctctgactgtggaaa atgcttcataACATCATCTGAGCTAaaagttcaccagagaacacacacaggagaaaggccttacttctgctctgactgtaggGCGAGTTTCTCTCAATCGAGCCACCTAAAACATcatgaacgtatacacacaggagagaagccttactcctgctctgactgtggaaaatgcttcataACATCATCTGAGCTAaaagttcaccagagaacacacacaggagagaagcgttactcctgctctgactgtaggGCGAGTTTCTCTCAATTGAGCCACCTAAAacaacatgaacgtatacacacaggagagaagccttactcctgctctgactgtggaaggaGTTTCTCTCGACTGAGCAACTTTAaaacacatgaacgtatacataaaggagagaagccgtactcctgctctgactgtggaaagagtttctctcaatCGAGCCACCTAAAACAGcatgaacgtatacacacaggagagaagccttactcctgctctgactgtggaaggaGTTTCTCTCGACTGAGCAACTTTAaaacacatgaacgtatacataaaggagagaagccttactcctgttcTGACTGTAGGGTGAGTTTCTCTCAAATGGACCAGTTAAAAAGACACCAAGGTGTACATAATAGTAGCCTCATCAGTTCTCTCAGACCAGCTAAGATTAGTCACTCCACTTAA
- the LOC115179500 gene encoding zinc finger protein OZF-like isoform X4 gives MTTGRLRVSLSPVTSTVTTDPACLSPSTLSPNLQSLGPDCDSGAQFTLQDPEMASVKLEDCSQTLELNVNIKDEEKEEKIGTSFSHGDHVETFSTSRELQQEDHRAKRSHHCPHCEEIFPILSKLKIHLQIHTGENLYFCTDCGKRFKTSGVLTVHQRVHTGEKPYSCSDCGKCFITSSALKVHQRSHTGEKPYSCSDCGKCFITSSKLKVHQRTHTGEKPYSCSDCGKSFCHPSHLKQHERIHTGEKPYSCSDCGANFSQLVHLKSHQGIHKGDKPYSCSDCGKSFSHSSYLKQHERIHRGEKPYSCSDCGKCFITSSELKVHQRTHTGERPYFCSDCRASFSQSSHLKHHERIHTGEKPYSCSDCGKCFITSSELKVHQRTHTGEKRYSCSDCRASFSQLSHLKQHERIHTGEKPYSCSDCGRSFSRLSNFKTHERIHKGEKPYSCSDCGKSFSQSSHLKQHERIHTGEKPYSCSDCGRSFSRLSNFKTHERIHKGEKPYSCSDCRVSFSQMDQLKRHQGVHNSSLISSLRPAKISHST, from the exons ATGACTACAG GCCGACTCAGAGTAAGTCTGAGTCCGGTAACATCAACAGTGACGACAgacccagcctgcctctctccttccacactgagtccaaacctacagtcactgggtcctgattgtgacagtggagcccagtttacactgcaggatccagagatggcatcagtgaagctggaagactgcagtcaaacactggagctgaatgtcaacattaaagatgaagaaaaGGAGGAGAAGATTGGGACATCTTTTTCTCATG GAGATCATGTTGAGAcattctctacatccagagagcTACAGCAGGAAGATCACAGAGCTAAGAGATCTCACCACTGCCCACACTGTGAGGAGATTTTCCCAATTCTATCAAAGCTAAAAATCCACCTacaaatacatacaggagagaatcTGTATTTCTgcactgactgtgggaagagattcaaaaCATCAGGGGTTCTGACAGTTCACCagagagtacacacaggagagaagccttactcttgctctgactgtggaaaatgcttcataACATCATCTGCGCTAAAAGTTCATCAAAgatcacacacaggagagaagccttactcctgctctgactgtggaaaatgcttcataACATCATCTAAGCTAAAAGTTCATCAAAGAACGCAcactggagaaaagccttactcctgctctgactgtggaaagagtttctgtCATCCGAGCCACCTAAAacaacatgaacgtatacacacaggagagaagccttactcctgctctgactgtggggcgAATTTCTCTCAACTGGTCCACTTAAAAAGTCACCAAGGTATACATAAAGGAGATAAGccgtactcctgctctgactgtggaaagagtttctctcacTCGAGCTACCTAAAacaacatgaacgtatacacagaggagagaagccttactcctgctctgactgtggaaaatgcttcataACATCATCTGAGCTAaaagttcaccagagaacacacacaggagaaaggccttacttctgctctgactgtaggGCGAGTTTCTCTCAATCGAGCCACCTAAAACATcatgaacgtatacacacaggagagaagccttactcctgctctgactgtggaaaatgcttcataACATCATCTGAGCTAaaagttcaccagagaacacacacaggagagaagcgttactcctgctctgactgtaggGCGAGTTTCTCTCAATTGAGCCACCTAAAacaacatgaacgtatacacacaggagagaagccttactcctgctctgactgtggaaggaGTTTCTCTCGACTGAGCAACTTTAaaacacatgaacgtatacataaaggagagaagccgtactcctgctctgactgtggaaagagtttctctcaatCGAGCCACCTAAAACAGcatgaacgtatacacacaggagagaagccttactcctgctctgactgtggaaggaGTTTCTCTCGACTGAGCAACTTTAaaacacatgaacgtatacataaaggagagaagccttactcctgttcTGACTGTAGGGTGAGTTTCTCTCAAATGGACCAGTTAAAAAGACACCAAGGTGTACATAATAGTAGCCTCATCAGTTCTCTCAGACCAGCTAAGATTAGTCACTCCACTTAA